One region of Arthrobacter sp. StoSoilB22 genomic DNA includes:
- the mmsA gene encoding multiple monosaccharide ABC transporter ATP-binding protein: MNVPILQMRGITKTFPGVKALQDVTLDVNRGEVHAICGENGAGKSTLMKVLSGVYAHNTFDGDILFENEPCEFSSITDSEKRGIVIIHQELALSPYLSIAENIYLGNELARNGWVDWRKTNLEAAKLLARVGLSENPVTPIQHISVGKQQLVEIAKALSKEVKLLILDEPTAALNDEDSDHLLDLILHLKGQGVTSIIISHKLNEIRKVADAVTIIRDGKSIETLRLDQGQITQERIIRGMVGRDLESLYPDRNPNIGEEVLRIEDWTVQHPQDHSRMVVNNASLNVRKGEVVGLAGLMGAGRTELAMSVFGRTYGRAVSGKVYKYGQEIDTSTVSDAIDHGIAYATEDRKHYGLNLIEDIKRNISMAALNKLAKRGWVDGNKETTVANHYRKSMNIKAPSVAAITGKLSGGNQQKVVLSKWMFSDPDVLILDEPTRGIDVGAKFEIYTIIAELAAAGKAVIVISSELPELLGICDRIYTLSAGHITGEVPIAEATQETLMHFMTQEKE; encoded by the coding sequence ATGAACGTACCCATTCTTCAAATGCGAGGAATCACCAAGACCTTCCCCGGGGTAAAAGCCCTTCAGGACGTCACCCTGGACGTCAACCGTGGTGAGGTTCATGCCATTTGCGGCGAGAACGGAGCAGGGAAGTCCACCCTCATGAAAGTGTTGTCCGGGGTCTACGCCCACAACACCTTCGACGGCGACATCCTCTTTGAGAACGAACCCTGCGAATTTTCGAGCATCACCGATAGCGAGAAGCGCGGCATCGTGATCATCCACCAGGAACTGGCCCTGAGCCCGTACCTGTCGATTGCCGAGAACATCTACCTCGGGAATGAGCTTGCCAGGAACGGCTGGGTGGACTGGCGGAAGACCAACCTTGAAGCCGCCAAACTGCTGGCACGTGTTGGCCTCAGTGAAAACCCGGTCACCCCCATCCAGCACATCAGCGTGGGCAAGCAGCAACTGGTGGAAATCGCCAAGGCGCTGTCCAAAGAGGTGAAGCTCCTCATCCTGGACGAGCCCACCGCTGCGTTGAACGACGAAGACTCGGACCACTTGCTGGACCTCATCCTGCACCTCAAGGGCCAGGGCGTCACCAGCATTATCATCAGCCACAAGCTCAATGAGATCCGCAAGGTGGCTGATGCCGTCACCATTATCCGCGATGGCAAATCCATTGAGACACTGCGCCTGGACCAAGGCCAGATCACCCAGGAACGCATCATCCGGGGCATGGTGGGACGCGACCTGGAGAGCCTGTACCCGGACCGGAACCCCAACATCGGCGAGGAAGTCCTCCGCATAGAAGACTGGACCGTCCAGCACCCCCAGGACCATTCCCGCATGGTGGTGAACAACGCCAGCCTCAACGTCCGCAAGGGTGAAGTGGTTGGCCTGGCCGGCCTCATGGGCGCCGGCCGGACCGAGCTGGCCATGAGCGTCTTCGGCCGGACTTACGGGCGGGCAGTATCGGGCAAGGTCTACAAGTACGGCCAGGAAATCGACACCTCCACTGTCTCTGACGCAATCGACCACGGGATCGCCTATGCCACCGAGGACCGGAAGCACTATGGCCTGAACCTGATCGAAGACATCAAACGGAATATCTCCATGGCTGCACTGAACAAGCTGGCCAAACGAGGTTGGGTGGACGGCAACAAAGAGACCACCGTCGCCAACCATTACCGGAAGAGCATGAACATCAAGGCTCCTTCCGTTGCTGCCATCACCGGCAAGCTCTCAGGCGGAAACCAGCAAAAGGTGGTGCTGAGCAAATGGATGTTCTCAGACCCCGACGTCCTCATCCTCGACGAGCCAACCCGTGGAATCGACGTCGGCGCCAAATTTGAGATTTACACCATCATCGCGGAGCTTGCAGCGGCAGGAAAAGCCGTCATAGTGATCTCCTCTGAGCTTCCGGAGCTCCTGGGCATTTGCGACAGGATCTACACCCTGTCCGCAGGCCACATCACCGGCGAAGTCCCCATCGCTGAAGCCACCCAGGAAACCCTCATGCACTTCATGACCCAAGAGAAGGAATAG
- the chvE gene encoding multiple monosaccharide ABC transporter substrate-binding protein: protein MRLKKLLGAVAVVLTLTVGATGCGSRGGSAESTSSANPSDSLVGISMPTQTSERWIADGANVEKSLKDLGYKTDLQFANDDIPTQVSQIENMLTKGAKALIIAAIDGTTLTDVLAKAKEQNVKVIAYDRLINGTPNVDYYTTFDNYTVGVQQATSLLTGLGLVDASGNKVEGKGPFNVELFAGSPDDNNANFFWTGAMDTLKPYMDAGTLKVPSGQTKFEQAAILRWQAPVAQKRMEDILTSAYSSGTKLDGVLSPYDGLSIGIISALTSTGGYSTGNLPVVTGQDAEKGSVKSIIAGEQYSTIFKDTRQLGAQAVKMVDAVLKGTEPETNDTKTYNNKVKVVPAFLLKSVIITKDNFQKELIDSGYYKEADVK from the coding sequence GTGAGATTGAAGAAACTCCTGGGCGCCGTAGCGGTTGTCCTTACCTTGACTGTTGGAGCCACTGGCTGCGGTAGTCGCGGGGGCTCGGCCGAGTCCACCAGTAGTGCAAATCCCAGCGATTCGCTGGTTGGCATTTCGATGCCCACCCAGACGTCCGAGCGTTGGATCGCCGATGGCGCCAACGTTGAGAAGTCCCTGAAGGACCTTGGCTACAAGACGGACCTCCAGTTCGCCAACGATGACATTCCCACACAGGTTTCGCAGATCGAGAACATGCTGACGAAGGGCGCCAAAGCGCTCATCATCGCAGCGATCGACGGCACCACCCTGACAGACGTCCTGGCCAAGGCCAAAGAGCAGAACGTCAAGGTGATCGCGTACGATCGCCTCATCAACGGAACGCCGAACGTTGACTACTACACCACCTTCGACAACTACACCGTGGGTGTTCAGCAGGCCACTTCCTTGCTGACCGGCCTGGGCCTGGTTGACGCCAGCGGCAACAAAGTTGAAGGCAAGGGCCCGTTCAACGTTGAACTCTTTGCGGGCAGCCCGGATGACAACAACGCCAACTTCTTCTGGACCGGCGCCATGGACACCCTGAAGCCCTACATGGATGCAGGCACCTTGAAGGTTCCCAGCGGCCAGACCAAGTTCGAGCAGGCAGCCATCCTGCGCTGGCAGGCACCTGTTGCCCAGAAGCGCATGGAAGATATCCTCACCTCCGCTTACAGCTCCGGAACCAAGCTGGACGGTGTGCTTTCCCCGTATGACGGCCTGTCCATCGGCATCATTTCCGCGCTGACCAGCACCGGCGGCTACTCCACCGGCAACCTGCCGGTAGTCACCGGCCAGGATGCGGAGAAGGGCTCCGTGAAGTCCATCATCGCCGGCGAGCAGTACTCCACCATCTTCAAGGACACCCGCCAGCTCGGCGCACAGGCCGTGAAGATGGTTGACGCCGTCCTCAAGGGCACCGAACCGGAGACCAACGACACCAAGACCTACAACAACAAGGTCAAGGTTGTCCCGGCCTTCCTCCTGAAGTCCGTCATCATCACCAAGGACAACTTCCAAAAGGAACTGATCGACTCGGGCTACTACAAGGAAGCCGACGTCAAGTAA
- a CDS encoding gluconokinase, GntK/IdnK-type — translation MTDIAQPRHHIVVMGVAGCGKSTIGAALAERLGAGFLDGDSLHPQANISKMASGIPLNDDDRAPWLAEIGRRFPASNSALVIACSALKRSYRDIIRSADPSVVFVHLHGTRELLNARMTARPGHFMPASLLDSQLATLEPLEDDEAGIVVDIALPVEDIVNDVHAALAGKSAASAGPHLVDLTAAPYNLDDAAVEWVESTIGSMTLEEKIGQLFINHNNDYSPEYLDGVLENFHVGGMRYRPGPSAAVQEHIRYAQSKTRIPLLIASNPEMGGSGSCDDGTFVSTHLQAGSHPDKTIARQMGQVAGVETAALGCNWAFAPIVDIHYNWRNTVISTRAFGNTPDIVVERAKEYFDGISESPTVCAMKHFPGDGIDERDQHVVTSYNTLGYDEWNASYGHVYREMIGHGVQSIMVGHIGAPEVSRHFRPGLSDADILPATLAPELLQDLLRGELGFNGLVLTDASLMVGLTQTMKRKDLVPATIAAGCDMFLFFRNPEEDFGYMLDGYKSGVISEGRLQDALRRILGLKASLGLHLVSRERLVPAAEALAVIGSEAHRAIAADIADKTVTLVKDTARNLPITPRTHPRIRLYGISGGADFTRADPLAYLDTVREELEAAGFEVSVFQTAEQREAAGEAGMNFMRVLSEEATGDYAERYDAAFVFANVKGFAQEASIRIKWSSPMAAEIPWYATEVPTVFVSLNQPNHLIDVPMVKTAIHAHAATREAIRATIQKIQGESGFQGTFNQNVFCDSFDTRL, via the coding sequence ATGACTGATATAGCGCAACCCCGCCACCACATTGTGGTCATGGGGGTGGCCGGCTGCGGCAAAAGCACTATAGGTGCCGCCTTGGCCGAGCGGCTTGGTGCTGGATTCCTCGACGGCGATTCGCTGCACCCCCAGGCGAACATCAGCAAGATGGCCTCGGGTATTCCGCTGAACGACGACGACCGCGCACCGTGGCTGGCCGAAATCGGCAGGCGATTCCCGGCGTCGAACTCTGCTCTTGTCATCGCGTGCAGCGCGCTCAAGCGCTCCTACCGGGACATCATCCGCAGCGCCGATCCATCCGTGGTGTTCGTGCACCTGCACGGCACCCGGGAGTTGCTAAATGCCCGCATGACTGCCCGTCCCGGGCACTTCATGCCGGCCTCGCTGCTGGACTCACAGCTGGCTACGCTGGAACCGCTCGAGGACGACGAAGCCGGGATCGTTGTGGACATCGCACTGCCTGTGGAGGACATCGTGAATGACGTACATGCCGCACTGGCAGGCAAGTCCGCTGCGTCTGCCGGGCCGCACCTGGTGGACTTGACGGCTGCTCCCTACAACCTGGACGACGCCGCGGTGGAGTGGGTGGAGAGCACCATCGGTTCCATGACGCTGGAAGAGAAAATCGGCCAGCTCTTCATCAACCACAACAACGATTACTCCCCGGAGTACCTCGACGGCGTGCTGGAGAACTTCCACGTAGGCGGCATGCGGTACCGGCCGGGGCCCTCTGCAGCCGTGCAGGAACACATCCGCTACGCCCAGTCCAAAACCCGCATTCCGCTGCTGATCGCCTCCAATCCGGAAATGGGGGGCTCCGGCAGTTGCGACGACGGCACGTTCGTTTCCACGCACCTGCAGGCAGGCTCGCACCCGGACAAGACCATTGCGCGGCAGATGGGCCAGGTGGCCGGCGTCGAAACTGCTGCGCTGGGCTGCAACTGGGCCTTCGCGCCAATCGTGGACATTCACTACAACTGGCGGAACACGGTCATCTCCACGCGGGCCTTTGGAAACACCCCGGACATAGTGGTGGAACGGGCAAAAGAGTACTTCGACGGCATCAGCGAATCACCCACCGTCTGCGCCATGAAGCACTTCCCCGGTGACGGTATTGATGAGCGGGACCAGCATGTGGTCACGTCCTACAACACCCTGGGCTACGACGAGTGGAACGCCAGCTACGGGCACGTGTACCGCGAAATGATCGGGCATGGCGTGCAGTCCATCATGGTGGGTCACATTGGTGCTCCCGAGGTGTCCCGGCATTTCCGGCCAGGCTTGTCGGACGCTGACATCCTGCCTGCCACGCTGGCGCCGGAGTTGTTGCAGGACCTCTTGCGTGGGGAACTCGGGTTCAACGGGCTGGTCCTCACGGATGCGTCCCTGATGGTGGGCCTGACTCAGACCATGAAGCGCAAGGACCTGGTTCCTGCCACCATCGCAGCGGGCTGCGACATGTTCCTGTTCTTCCGGAACCCCGAGGAGGACTTCGGGTACATGCTGGATGGCTACAAGTCCGGTGTCATCAGCGAGGGACGTTTGCAGGATGCCCTGCGGCGGATCCTTGGCCTGAAGGCGAGCCTGGGCTTGCATCTCGTTTCGCGGGAACGGTTGGTTCCGGCGGCCGAAGCCTTGGCTGTTATCGGCAGCGAGGCCCACCGGGCCATAGCTGCTGACATCGCTGACAAGACCGTCACGCTGGTGAAGGACACTGCCCGCAACCTGCCGATCACGCCTCGGACCCATCCGCGAATCCGTCTCTACGGCATCTCCGGGGGCGCCGACTTCACCCGCGCAGATCCTCTGGCTTACCTGGATACCGTCCGGGAAGAACTGGAAGCCGCAGGTTTTGAGGTCAGCGTCTTCCAGACCGCTGAGCAGCGTGAGGCCGCGGGAGAGGCCGGCATGAACTTCATGCGGGTCCTGTCCGAGGAAGCCACCGGCGACTATGCGGAGCGATACGACGCCGCCTTCGTCTTTGCCAATGTGAAGGGCTTCGCGCAGGAGGCCTCCATCCGGATCAAGTGGTCCTCGCCCATGGCCGCCGAGATCCCTTGGTACGCCACGGAGGTTCCCACGGTGTTTGTCTCACTGAACCAGCCGAACCACTTGATCGATGTGCCTATGGTCAAGACCGCCATTCACGCCCACGCAGCAACACGCGAGGCCATTCGCGCAACGATCCAAAAGATCCAGGGTGAGTCCGGATTCCAGGGGACGTTCAACCAGAACGTGTTCTGCGATTCGTTCGACACCCGCCTCTGA
- the uidB gene encoding glucuronide transporter codes for MKKLSKLSIAGYGAGDAANNLAFTTATMFLLVYYTDVAGISAAAAGTLLLVVRIFDAFADVFAGRMVDRSYSKRFGKFRPFIMFGSIPLLLLSVATFSVPQWGEAGTLLYAYVSYAALGLAYSLVNIPYGSLAGAMTQDPGDRAKLGSARTVGALLVGSALGIFVAPLIKPGADLQATFTTITLVFVVVGAALYFFTVLTAKERVHRSVPNVSFKQSMDTLKTSRPLLMLCLSSLLFLTGYMALSSVQLYYLRDVLGRLDLYPVLAIVQLVMTLAMAPLMPRMVRKLGKKNVYIVAGALSMVGGAIVFFSPPSMVWVGFTGLVVSLMGVMAVNIVVWALEADTVEYGEWKTGVRTEGITYALFSFTRKTGQAVGGALAAYCLAVGGYKSGAAQSAEAMQGIQFAAGALPAIMTILAIAVMAKYKLTDAVHAQIVGEIRARRSEEALQLSQKS; via the coding sequence TTGAAAAAGCTCAGCAAACTCAGCATCGCCGGCTATGGTGCCGGCGATGCCGCCAACAATCTTGCCTTCACCACCGCCACGATGTTCCTGCTGGTGTACTACACGGACGTCGCAGGAATTTCGGCGGCCGCAGCCGGCACACTGCTCCTGGTGGTGAGGATCTTTGACGCGTTCGCCGACGTCTTCGCCGGACGTATGGTTGACCGCTCCTACAGCAAACGCTTTGGGAAATTCCGGCCGTTCATTATGTTCGGCTCCATTCCGCTCCTGCTCCTCAGCGTGGCCACGTTCTCCGTGCCGCAGTGGGGTGAGGCGGGCACCTTGCTCTACGCCTATGTGAGCTACGCGGCCCTGGGGTTGGCGTACTCCCTGGTCAACATCCCGTATGGCTCGCTGGCCGGGGCCATGACGCAGGACCCGGGGGACCGCGCCAAGCTGGGCTCCGCCCGCACGGTGGGTGCACTGTTGGTGGGTTCCGCTCTGGGCATCTTCGTTGCTCCATTGATCAAGCCGGGGGCTGACCTCCAAGCCACTTTCACCACCATCACGCTGGTCTTTGTGGTGGTTGGCGCGGCGCTGTACTTCTTCACCGTGCTCACCGCCAAGGAACGTGTTCACCGCTCGGTGCCCAACGTTTCCTTTAAACAGAGCATGGACACCCTGAAGACCAGCCGCCCGCTGCTGATGTTGTGCCTCAGTTCCCTCCTCTTCCTGACCGGCTATATGGCGTTGTCTTCCGTGCAGCTCTACTACCTGCGTGATGTCCTGGGTCGCTTGGATCTCTACCCCGTGCTGGCCATCGTGCAGCTTGTCATGACCCTGGCCATGGCACCCCTGATGCCGCGGATGGTCCGCAAGCTGGGCAAGAAAAACGTGTACATCGTTGCCGGAGCGCTCTCCATGGTGGGCGGAGCTATTGTTTTCTTCTCTCCTCCCTCCATGGTCTGGGTTGGATTCACCGGGCTGGTAGTCAGCCTGATGGGCGTGATGGCAGTGAATATCGTGGTGTGGGCCCTGGAGGCCGACACCGTTGAGTATGGCGAGTGGAAAACCGGAGTCCGCACCGAGGGAATCACCTACGCGCTGTTTTCCTTCACCCGTAAGACCGGCCAAGCCGTGGGCGGCGCCCTGGCCGCCTATTGCCTCGCCGTGGGCGGGTACAAGTCGGGGGCGGCTCAGAGTGCGGAAGCCATGCAGGGAATCCAATTCGCCGCCGGAGCGCTGCCGGCCATCATGACCATCCTGGCGATAGCGGTGATGGCCAAATACAAGCTCACGGACGCAGTGCATGCGCAGATTGTGGGGGAGATCCGCGCTCGCCGTTCCGAGGAGGCCTTGCAGCTCAGCCAAAAAAGCTAG
- a CDS encoding mannitol dehydrogenase family protein → MTAELPRLSRAVSPAGQAPIRIVHLGLGAFHRSHQAWYTQHAGDAGEWGIASFTGRRPDAAEVLAAQDGLFTVVERSDAGDSFEVVGSIVEAVDGANVGRLVELLAAPQTAVVTLTITEAAYGLGTDDAPLLVSGAKPTTPLGRLVLGLAARRDADAGPLAVVSCDNLSDNGNVARQAVANLAREFDVALADWIEANVSFVSTSVDRITPRTTPDDIQLVARECGYRDEAPVVAEPFRNWVLSGDFPAGRPCWEDAGALFVDHIEPYENRKLWLLNGAHSILAYAGQLRGHTTVAEALADPVCLQAVEEFWDEASRHLAGDDLGIPEYRAALLDRFGNSRIAHHLAQIAMDASTKLRMRAVPVLRAERAAGRTGEAAARMIAVWAAYVESNPGLQDPQSEAVAVANQLSGLDRLAALVALLDAELARDSLVVELIHQLGSSFAPEVSANAGTAA, encoded by the coding sequence ATGACCGCCGAACTGCCGCGCCTTAGCCGCGCTGTTTCGCCTGCCGGCCAAGCACCGATCAGGATTGTGCATCTGGGCCTCGGGGCGTTTCACCGCTCCCACCAAGCCTGGTACACGCAGCATGCCGGCGACGCGGGGGAGTGGGGCATCGCTTCGTTCACCGGCCGCCGTCCTGACGCCGCGGAAGTCCTCGCTGCACAGGATGGGCTGTTCACAGTGGTGGAGCGATCCGACGCGGGCGATTCCTTCGAGGTAGTGGGCAGCATCGTCGAAGCCGTAGATGGCGCCAACGTGGGCCGGCTGGTTGAACTGCTCGCCGCGCCCCAGACCGCTGTGGTCACCCTCACCATCACGGAAGCGGCGTACGGCCTTGGCACCGACGACGCCCCGCTGCTGGTTTCCGGGGCAAAGCCCACGACGCCGTTGGGCCGCTTGGTTTTGGGACTCGCCGCGCGCAGGGACGCCGACGCCGGCCCTCTGGCCGTCGTTTCCTGTGACAACCTCTCGGACAACGGAAACGTAGCGCGCCAAGCGGTAGCGAACCTTGCCCGGGAGTTCGACGTCGCTCTGGCGGACTGGATTGAGGCCAACGTCAGTTTCGTGAGCACCTCAGTGGACAGGATCACTCCGCGCACCACCCCCGATGACATTCAACTGGTAGCCCGCGAGTGCGGCTACCGGGATGAAGCGCCGGTTGTGGCCGAGCCCTTCCGCAACTGGGTGCTCAGCGGCGACTTCCCCGCCGGGCGCCCCTGTTGGGAGGACGCCGGCGCGCTCTTCGTGGACCACATAGAGCCTTACGAGAACCGGAAGCTCTGGCTTCTCAATGGTGCGCACTCCATCCTGGCCTATGCCGGACAGCTTCGCGGGCACACAACCGTTGCCGAAGCCCTGGCTGATCCCGTGTGCTTGCAAGCTGTGGAGGAGTTCTGGGATGAAGCATCCCGCCACCTTGCCGGCGACGACTTGGGCATTCCTGAGTACAGGGCGGCATTGCTGGATCGCTTTGGCAACTCCCGGATTGCGCACCACTTGGCCCAGATCGCCATGGATGCCAGCACCAAGCTGCGCATGAGGGCCGTCCCTGTACTCCGCGCCGAACGCGCAGCAGGGCGAACCGGCGAGGCTGCGGCAAGGATGATCGCCGTGTGGGCTGCCTACGTGGAGTCGAACCCCGGGCTGCAGGACCCGCAGTCGGAGGCAGTGGCCGTGGCTAACCAGCTTTCCGGTCTCGACCGCCTTGCTGCCCTGGTGGCGTTGCTGGATGCTGAGCTCGCCCGGGACTCCTTGGTAGTTGAGCTCATTCATCAGCTCGGCAGTAGCTTTGCGCCCGAAGTTTCAGCTAACGCTGGTACTGCGGCGTAG
- the mmsB gene encoding multiple monosaccharide ABC transporter permease, with protein MSALRESLGFLTSRLRQVGIFVALILIVILFQVLTDGILLQPQNVTNLVVQNSYILILAIGMVMVIIAGHIDLSVGSIAGFIGAVAGVMIVHWGWAWWLAIPACLLVGALVGAWQGYWIAYVGIPAFIVTLAGMLIFRGLTLITLKNQQITPFPNELRALGGGFLPDISGGTSVLEWLTVILGVGGTAAILFQALKERRVRRKFNLENEPMAWFAVKNGFIAVLMLIITFLLASYRGTPIVLIVLAVLVIVYSALMNNSIFGRHTYAIGGNLHAAELSGIKTKKVTFRLFVNMGVLAALAGLVFTARLNSAQPAGGTGFELDSIAAAFIGGAAVQGGIGTVAGAMIGGLIMGVLNNGMSILGLGTDYQQLIKGLVLLLAVGFDIFNKNRTGSGGGSTMGRRFKWKTTPPATETSTPAKAEPVAVDAK; from the coding sequence ATGTCCGCCCTACGAGAATCCCTTGGCTTCCTCACAAGCCGCCTCCGCCAGGTTGGCATCTTCGTCGCCCTGATCCTGATCGTCATCCTCTTCCAGGTGCTTACGGACGGCATCCTGCTCCAGCCGCAGAACGTCACCAACCTGGTGGTCCAAAACAGCTACATCCTGATCCTGGCCATCGGCATGGTGATGGTCATTATCGCCGGGCACATCGACCTCTCCGTCGGTTCCATCGCAGGCTTCATCGGCGCTGTTGCTGGCGTGATGATCGTCCATTGGGGCTGGGCGTGGTGGCTCGCCATCCCGGCCTGCCTCCTGGTGGGTGCGTTGGTGGGTGCGTGGCAAGGCTACTGGATTGCCTATGTAGGTATCCCGGCCTTCATCGTCACCCTTGCAGGCATGCTGATCTTCCGCGGCCTGACCCTCATTACCCTCAAAAACCAGCAGATCACCCCGTTCCCGAACGAGTTGCGTGCCCTGGGCGGCGGCTTCCTGCCTGACATCTCCGGCGGCACGTCCGTCCTGGAATGGCTGACAGTGATCCTGGGCGTCGGCGGTACTGCAGCCATTCTTTTCCAGGCCCTCAAGGAACGCCGGGTTCGCCGCAAGTTCAACCTTGAAAATGAACCGATGGCTTGGTTTGCCGTCAAGAACGGGTTCATCGCAGTCCTGATGCTCATCATCACCTTCCTCCTGGCCAGCTACCGTGGCACCCCGATCGTCCTGATCGTCCTTGCTGTCCTGGTGATCGTGTACTCGGCACTGATGAACAACAGCATCTTTGGCCGCCACACTTACGCGATCGGCGGCAACCTCCACGCAGCCGAGCTCTCGGGCATCAAGACCAAGAAGGTCACCTTCCGCCTCTTCGTCAACATGGGTGTCCTCGCGGCCTTGGCCGGGCTGGTCTTCACGGCCCGCCTGAACTCGGCGCAGCCCGCAGGTGGTACCGGGTTCGAACTCGACTCCATCGCTGCGGCCTTCATTGGTGGCGCCGCAGTGCAGGGTGGCATCGGAACAGTAGCCGGAGCCATGATTGGCGGCCTGATCATGGGCGTCCTCAACAACGGCATGTCCATCCTTGGCCTGGGCACCGATTACCAGCAGCTCATCAAGGGCCTGGTGCTGCTGCTCGCCGTCGGCTTCGACATCTTCAACAAGAACCGCACCGGTTCCGGTGGAGGCTCCACCATGGGCCGCCGGTTCAAATGGAAGACCACCCCGCCGGCAACCGAGACCTCCACGCCGGCAAAGGCTGAACCCGTCGCGGTCGACGCGAAGTAG
- the manD gene encoding D-mannonate dehydratase ManD produces MKIIAAEVFVTSPSRNFVTLRITTEDGVTGIGDATLNGRELAVAAYLKEHVAQLLIGKDPHRIEDTWQFLYRSSYWRRGPVTMAAIAAVDMALWDIKGKIAGMPVYQLLGGASRNGLRAYGHASGADIPSLFDSVREHLELGYKSIRIQTAIPGIKAVYGVAAQAQASGERYDYEPAGRGAFPQEEDWDTRAYLRHLPTVFEAVRNEFGPEIPLLHDGHHRMTPIQAAKLGKALEPYDLFWLEDCTPAENQEGLRLVRQHTTTPLAIGEIFNTVFDFQTLIKEQLIDYVRAASTHFGGISPLKKVMDFAAQYQIKSGFHGPTDISPVGFAAQLHVGLAIHNYGIQEYMQHSDKTNEVFQQSMTFKDGYLHPGDEPGIGVEFNEEAAAAFPYQQAYLPYNRLVDGTVHDW; encoded by the coding sequence GTGAAAATCATTGCCGCTGAAGTCTTTGTGACCAGCCCGTCCCGTAATTTTGTTACTTTGCGCATCACCACGGAGGACGGTGTCACCGGCATCGGTGACGCCACGCTCAACGGCCGTGAACTGGCCGTAGCAGCGTACCTCAAGGAACACGTGGCGCAGCTGCTCATCGGCAAGGATCCGCACCGGATCGAGGACACCTGGCAGTTCCTCTACCGCAGCTCATACTGGCGCCGCGGCCCCGTGACCATGGCGGCGATTGCCGCCGTCGACATGGCGCTGTGGGACATCAAGGGCAAGATCGCCGGGATGCCGGTGTACCAGCTGCTGGGTGGCGCTTCCCGCAACGGTTTGCGGGCCTACGGCCACGCGTCCGGCGCTGACATTCCCTCGCTGTTCGACTCCGTTCGTGAGCACCTGGAACTGGGCTACAAGTCCATCCGCATCCAGACCGCCATCCCCGGCATCAAAGCCGTATACGGTGTGGCCGCACAGGCGCAGGCCTCGGGCGAACGCTATGACTACGAGCCCGCCGGCCGTGGCGCGTTCCCGCAGGAAGAGGACTGGGACACCCGCGCCTACCTGCGCCACCTGCCCACCGTGTTTGAAGCCGTCCGGAACGAGTTCGGCCCGGAAATCCCGCTGCTTCACGATGGCCACCACCGTATGACGCCCATCCAAGCCGCCAAGCTCGGCAAAGCCCTGGAGCCTTACGACCTCTTCTGGCTGGAGGACTGCACCCCGGCCGAGAACCAGGAAGGCTTGCGCCTGGTCCGCCAGCACACCACCACGCCGCTGGCCATCGGTGAAATCTTCAACACCGTGTTCGACTTCCAAACCCTCATCAAAGAACAGCTGATCGACTACGTTCGTGCTGCATCCACCCACTTCGGCGGCATTTCACCGCTGAAAAAGGTCATGGACTTCGCGGCCCAGTACCAGATCAAGTCAGGCTTCCACGGCCCCACCGATATTTCGCCCGTAGGTTTCGCCGCCCAGCTCCACGTGGGCCTGGCCATCCATAACTACGGCATCCAGGAATACATGCAGCACTCGGACAAGACCAACGAGGTCTTCCAGCAGTCCATGACCTTCAAGGACGGCTACCTGCACCCCGGCGACGAACCCGGCATCGGCGTCGAATTCAACGAAGAAGCCGCCGCCGCGTTCCCGTACCAGCAGGCCTACCTGCCGTACAACCGCCTCGTGGATGGCACGGTTCATGACTGGTAG